In the Blautia coccoides genome, GAACACAGCCCTTTCCCCATCCGGAAAAATCCAGGAAGGTATCCCCTGTCTCGTCTGCCTCAAACGTAAACTTATAAAATCCAGGCTCTCCTTCTTTGACCGGAACCTGAAAATCCAGGCCGCTCAGATCTTCCATGGGCAGGCAATACTCTGTCCAGTGGTAGTGCTGATGGCCGTTGATCTGTACACTTCTGTCTATTCCTTTGCGCTGCTGTTCCAAAGCCGGGCCGAAGTTTACGCGTCCCATATTTTCCATCAAAATGGAGATTTTATCCCCCTTTTGAACCGGCTCAGTAAACTCATATTCTGTCAGCAGCTCCCTGTCATATAGTGTCAGCACAGGCTTTTCATCCACAAACAGATTTGCTCTGTCATTGGCGCCCCACAGACGGATCTTTTCAATAGGACCCTCATATTTCAACTGGCTTTCATACAGTATGTATCCGTATCCCTGTCCCAGTTTTTCCATGGACTGAGGATACACAGAATCAACCGGCCTGGCTATATTTTTCAGATTTCCAAAAAGTCCAGCTTCTTTGGATACCTTCAGCGTTCCGTAATCTTTTCTTTTTATCTCTGTGCTCAGCTCCACCTTGGGAATCTCTGCGTATTTGCCGATCACCTGGCGGAACGCATTGTATTTCGGTGTGATCCTTCCGTCCTCAGTCAGCAGTGCGTCATAGTCGTAGGAGGTCACGTCTGGAGTCAGCACATCATAATAATTGGAGCCATTTGTAAAGCCAAAATTCGTGCCTCCCTCGAACATATAAATGTTCACATGTCCCTCAGACAGGATTTCATCCAAATCTTTTACATGTTCATCCAAATCTCCCGTTTGATGGCATTCCACGCCCCAGTTGTCAAACCAACCCACCCAGAATTCCATGCACATAAGGGGTTTATCGCCGATTTTCCCGCGCATAACCGCAAACTGTTCTTTTCCCTTAGAGCCGAAGTTTCCGGTCTGCAGGACACCGTCTATCTTTCCGCAGTCAAAAGAATCTCCCCACGGACCGTCTGAGGTTACAAGGGGAACCTCACATCCGCATTCTATCATGAGATTCTTCATGTATTCCAGGTACTCCCTGTCATCGCCGTAATAACCATATTCATTTTCCACCTGCATCATGATAACAGGACCGCCCTGGGTAAACTGCAGAGGTGCAATGACCTTAAAAAGCTCCTGGTAGTATTCCCTCACATGTTTCAGGTAAGGTTCATACATACAGCGCAGGCGCATACCGTCCTCTTTTAAAAGCCAATAGGGAAGTCCGCCGAACTCCCACTCCGCGCAGATATACGGAGATGGTCTTAAGATCACCATCAGTCCCAGTTCCTGGGCAGTCTTCACATAACGTGTAATATCTAAAATACCGCTGAATTCATACTGCCCTTTTTCCTTCTCATGCAAATTCCATGGGATATATGTCTCCACTGTATTACATCCCAAAGCTTTTAATTTTTCCAGTCTGTCCCTCCAATATTCAGGTATCACACGGAAATAATGCATTCCCCCGGAGATGATCTTCACCTTTCTGCCATCCAGATAAAAATCCTCCCTGATTTCGAATTTTTCCACTTTTACTCCTTTCTGAACCTCAATTGTTCATACGGCAAATGGGAATGCCAAATGCCGGGCACTCTTTGCTGTGCCAGTATTGGTATTCCCATGCGTTTTTACTAAATTTTCCTAATTATGATTTTATCACTTTTCTCCTCTGAATGCATCAATATCTTTCTGAATTGACGCTTTTACATCGTCATATCCTGCTGCTTTCAGTTTTTCTCTCATTTCGTCAATGGCTTTATGCGGATCATCATATTTTCCGTAACCAAGCTGAGGAAGATATTCAGATAATACATTGGCAATGGCTGCCTGCTGTGTTTCGATGGCATTTTTGTCAATGATCAGATTTTCAAATTCATAATCATATGCAATCTTGTCATAATTATCGATCATATCCTGGGTGCCTTCCCACCAACTGACATTCTGCAGTTCCAGATCGTCGTTACGTCCGCACCAGAAATTGGCATCCACTTTGTCAGTTGCCTCATCCCATCCTTCTGGATAATCCAGTTTACCGTCCTCTGTCACAACGTAGTCTGTGCCTTCAACACCATAGTTGATATAACGGTAGCACTCTTCGTCATTGCGGAGTAAGTCATACACCATAAGAGCTCTTTCCGGATGTCTGGAATTGGCGCTGATAGCTGCTGCACCGTGAGTCTTGATGGGTTTAGCCACGTTGTTGTTCTCCTGTCCCCAGTAATACATCTTCACATCAGAACCCGGCTGTTTTACATCCATGTTGGGTTTTACCTGTGAATAGTAAGTCTGGCTGTGATGCTGGTCTGCCGCACAGGTACCTGCATACATTTCCACTCTTGTATCGCCGTCATAATTCAGGGCATCCTCACGCCATACGCCGATCTCATTCCATTCTTTCATGATATCCGCTGCTTCATAGATGGCGTCGTCTTCCATAAACGGAGAGGATACTGTGTAAGGATCTTCTTTGGATGTGAACCAGAACTCATAATTGCCCGCATTACATCCGATCAACTGACGGTAATTTGTGTTTGATAAAATATATGGCTCCAGAAGGCTTCCCAGATTATTCTTTCCTGCATCCCAGGGGATCACATCCGGCTTGTTCTCCTTCACATATTTAAAATATGTAGTCAGATCATCAAATTTTGTAATGGTTCCGTCCGCGATACCTGCTTCCTTTGCCCAGTCCC is a window encoding:
- a CDS encoding glycoside hydrolase family 35 protein: MEKFEIREDFYLDGRKVKIISGGMHYFRVIPEYWRDRLEKLKALGCNTVETYIPWNLHEKEKGQYEFSGILDITRYVKTAQELGLMVILRPSPYICAEWEFGGLPYWLLKEDGMRLRCMYEPYLKHVREYYQELFKVIAPLQFTQGGPVIMMQVENEYGYYGDDREYLEYMKNLMIECGCEVPLVTSDGPWGDSFDCGKIDGVLQTGNFGSKGKEQFAVMRGKIGDKPLMCMEFWVGWFDNWGVECHQTGDLDEHVKDLDEILSEGHVNIYMFEGGTNFGFTNGSNYYDVLTPDVTSYDYDALLTEDGRITPKYNAFRQVIGKYAEIPKVELSTEIKRKDYGTLKVSKEAGLFGNLKNIARPVDSVYPQSMEKLGQGYGYILYESQLKYEGPIEKIRLWGANDRANLFVDEKPVLTLYDRELLTEYEFTEPVQKGDKISILMENMGRVNFGPALEQQRKGIDRSVQINGHQHYHWTEYCLPMEDLSGLDFQVPVKEGEPGFYKFTFEADETGDTFLDFSGWGKGCVLVNGFNIGRFWEIGPQKRLYIPAPLLRKGENTILIFETEGKAPGSITLCGEPDLG
- a CDS encoding ABC transporter substrate-binding protein translates to MRKNITVKRTLALTMAVLMGASLAGCGSKGGDGGSKVKEDGTIDTSSHEVINMLVLGNKPSNGRCEAMLKELNKVLTDKVNAELELTYVEWADWQTQYNTQLLSGDASLDIITTATDWLYGWENAQKGAFLPLTEDMLKTYAPKTYEQVNADGDWEICKLNDEIMFIPEDKYTQYTNHGMMYRGDWAKEAGIADGTITKFDDLTTYFKYVKENKPDVIPWDAGKNNLGSLLEPYILSNTNYRQLIGCNAGNYEFWFTSKEDPYTVSSPFMEDDAIYEAADIMKEWNEIGVWREDALNYDGDTRVEMYAGTCAADQHHSQTYYSQVKPNMDVKQPGSDVKMYYWGQENNNVAKPIKTHGAAAISANSRHPERALMVYDLLRNDEECYRYINYGVEGTDYVVTEDGKLDYPEGWDEATDKVDANFWCGRNDDLELQNVSWWEGTQDMIDNYDKIAYDYEFENLIIDKNAIETQQAAIANVLSEYLPQLGYGKYDDPHKAIDEMREKLKAAGYDDVKASIQKDIDAFRGEK